DNA from Dethiosulfovibrio peptidovorans:
CCCAGAGTCTTTTAAAATCCAGACAACAGCGACCTCGACCGAGCTCTCGATCTACGATCGCGGCAGGTCCTTTCGGAAGGGCAGGTCGCCAGTTGTCGTTCTTCCGAAGCGCTTCCCGGATCGCTGTGGCACTGGGAAACGTCTCGCCCAGGGTTGTCTGATGATAGCTACATCCACTTCTGAGGATTGGGGAAGGTGTCATAGTGTATCCCCTGCTGGCGATCCGGGACATATAGGCTACGGCGAGGCTGTTGTTCGGTCTTGAGAGGACATCCCCCGCTCCGGGTATGACAGACTCGGCGGCCTGAGCCCTGGCATTTACGTAGGAAAACCCTCTGTCCAAAAGAGCTCGGAGACGATCCTTGAAAGGCTGAGGTTCCTCCACTACAATAGCTATGATGTTCTCTAGGTTGGCCGGAAACGTTTCCATTCCGAAGGACAGGTGTCCAACCACTCCGGTGCTCTCCAGAATATCCACAGCCCCGGCGGCGAAGACCCCGGCGTTGTGGCAGGAGAAGACGCTGGGGAGCTCCAGAACCAAATCTGCTCCAGAGAGAAGGGCCATCTCGGTTCGGCTTCCCTTGTCAAGACATGCTGGTTCGCCTCGCTGGACGAAACACGACGACAGGGCCACTATCACAGGAGCTCCTGATTCGGTCGCTTTTTTCAGATGGTAGAGGTGCCCCCGATGAAACGGGTTGTATTCGGCGACGATTCCGATCGCCTTTCTCATCATATGAACCCCCTTGTGTATCTCGCATCGGGGACAACATACGCCATAGGCGTCACAACGGTCAAGGAGGCTACAGGCGACATGAAGGTTTTGGTCATCAACTGCGGCAGTTCCTCCCTCAAGTATCAGCTTTTCGACATGGAGACCGAATCCCCTTTAGCTAAGGGATTGGTCGAGCGAATCGGCATCGATGGATCGCGGATCAAACACACAAAGACGGGGCA
Protein-coding regions in this window:
- a CDS encoding nucleotidyltransferase, whose amino-acid sequence is MMRKAIGIVAEYNPFHRGHLYHLKKATESGAPVIVALSSCFVQRGEPACLDKGSRTEMALLSGADLVLELPSVFSCHNAGVFAAGAVDILESTGVVGHLSFGMETFPANLENIIAIVVEEPQPFKDRLRALLDRGFSYVNARAQAAESVIPGAGDVLSRPNNSLAVAYMSRIASRGYTMTPSPILRSGCSYHQTTLGETFPSATAIREALRKNDNWRPALPKGPAAIVDRELGRGRCCLDFKRLWEALRVLLMRSNPQELRTYAEFGEGIEHRFLREAVMSSSWNDFMNRCVTGRYPRGRLQRNMIHFFLGIQHDTNRNIQRLGPAYIKPLGATGRGRKLLDEMGKSARLPVVTRGRDLRGNPYGQAMWNLEQRACDLWELLISGGEIGRDRRRPPLMIYPLKKDTGEIVPADDDRPREEPCPGPPLQS